Proteins from a genomic interval of Rosa chinensis cultivar Old Blush chromosome 2, RchiOBHm-V2, whole genome shotgun sequence:
- the LOC112187912 gene encoding probable serine/threonine-protein kinase ifkB, whose protein sequence is MEVENSQILNLPAEIKCLESDVVIHSYQMSTVDENVYSRFSSDYDLDTEEYLGSGANGVVVCCKNRLDEKTYAIKKISVFVDEDFPFDELMREAVILSKFNNPAIVRYHSVWIEPTFVGITGDPQIPTEEHPVETDQPCLYIQQELCDCTVEQKMKAGALTPEECAHIFLETAKGLKHIHGHNIMHGDIKKANIFFSNGLLKIGDFGLAQEIGDGTNEIKTKPPYSAPDELVNAKADVFSLGILLVEMLLNSTGGHKASEVIRMLTKRGKAELPDSWPDGLLKTWVMRMLKKEPSQRPSSSRIMKKKVEIEDAILKFHLKKKQKVHATAEKQIEGMQHKHRKPKNVKGKVQRHRRHSLL, encoded by the exons ATGGAAGTCGAAAATTCACAGATTTTAA ATCTCCCTGCTGAAATCAAATGTCTAGAGTCTGATGTAGTAATTCACAGCTACCAAATGTCTACAGTGGATGAG AATGTATACTCTAGGTTCAGTTCCGACTACGATTTGGACACCGAAGAATATCTTG GAAGTGGAGCAAATGGAGTTGTAGTTTGCTGCAAGAACCGGTTGGATGAAAAAACGTATGCTATAAAGAAAATCTCAGTATTCGTTGATGAGGATTTCCCATTTGATGAACTCATGAG GGAGGCTGTCATTTTATCCAAGTTCAATAACCCTGCAATTGTCCGATACCATTCGGTATGGATTGAACCTACTTTTGTTGGCATAACTGGAGATCCTCAAATACCAACGGAAGAGCATCCAGTTGAGACAGACCAACCATGCCTGTACATTCAGCAGGAGCTATGTGACTG CACGGTAGAGCAAAAGATGAAGGCTGGAGCACTTACGCCGGAAGAATGTGCACACATTTTCTTGGAAACCGCAAAAGGCCTGAAACACATTCATGGTCACAATATCATGCATGGAGACATTAAGAAGGCAAATATATTCTTCAGCAACGGCCTGCTGAAAATTGGAGATTTTGGCCTCG CCCAGGAAATAGGCGATGGTACAAATGAGATTAAAACCAAACCTCCATACTCAGCACCTGATGAACTGGTTAATGCAAAAGCTGATGTGTTTAGTTTGGGTATTCTGCTGGTTGAGATGCTACTTAACAGTACTGGAGGACATAAAGCATCTGAGGTAATTCGTATGCTGACAAAACGAGGAAAAGCAGAGCTTCCTGACAGCTGGCCTGATGGCTTACTAAAGACATGGGTGATGAGGATGCTAAAAAAGGAACCATCACAGAGACCttcatcatcaaggataatgaaGAAGAAAGTAGAAATAGAGGATGCTATTCTCAAGTTTCATCTGAAAAAGAAGCAGAAGGTACATGCCACTGCCGAAAAGCAGATTGAAGGTATGCAGCACAAACACAGGAAGCCTAAGAATGTCAAAGGTAAAGTTCAAAGACACAGAAGGCATAGTCTACTGTAA